A section of the Clostridium sp. TW13 genome encodes:
- a CDS encoding ABC transporter substrate-binding protein — MKRRNKVKFLMLILFFCISLASCKADVSELNINSRDYINYGVRNIDVNFRPFEGRIENMDIYSALFDGLFEENKSGAIVPVLLEGYKKSNDGLEYILTLKKDIYWSDGSQITSQDVISYFSQVLSQKNNSDVIQGLYSIYGVKAYHEGKIDFSGVAIIKVDDKNIKIRMNNKDDALIQKLADPRYRLVKDIDSLKNLIPNYKKVVYSGAYRIQEVNSDGTIMLKHNEKYWDRESKAQEKIKVSCYSSTEMALADLQTNKIDVFKGAPISEVEKLYVDNKLQVYPLEKTLILKFNLAEKSITSNLAFRRAIDSAIKYELYNYLGVKSGIYEVTRGDITRNRKQGDLALFTSENVIEDSKLKEKKAKSIQDAKSLLSSIGDVKMDRLNLLYEERDEEVATLIKNCLLDNLKININLVSYKNDESANNQDYDMKISTYDFSKVEEDEIYKDILIDSNCKTIEYEKNKFINMESNFSDKDTEKIRNVISNRVLCLPLLFENQVICKSAKINYVDFDKDGNVKLKSIEVK; from the coding sequence ATGAAAAGAAGAAATAAAGTTAAGTTTCTTATGCTAATACTATTTTTTTGTATTTCATTAGCATCATGTAAAGCAGATGTAAGTGAGCTCAATATCAATTCAAGGGATTACATTAATTATGGTGTGAGAAATATAGATGTTAATTTTAGACCTTTTGAAGGAAGAATTGAAAATATGGACATTTACTCAGCGTTATTTGATGGATTGTTTGAGGAAAATAAAAGTGGGGCTATAGTACCAGTATTGCTTGAGGGATATAAGAAAAGTAATGATGGGTTAGAATATATTTTAACTCTCAAAAAGGATATATATTGGAGTGATGGCTCACAAATAACATCGCAGGATGTCATAAGTTATTTTAGTCAAGTGCTTTCACAGAAGAATAATTCAGATGTAATCCAAGGGTTATATTCAATTTATGGTGTAAAAGCTTATCATGAAGGAAAGATTGATTTTTCTGGAGTAGCAATAATTAAAGTAGATGATAAAAATATAAAGATTAGAATGAATAATAAAGATGATGCACTTATTCAAAAACTAGCTGATCCAAGATATAGATTAGTAAAAGATATTGATAGTTTAAAGAATTTAATTCCAAATTATAAGAAAGTAGTTTATTCAGGTGCGTATAGAATTCAAGAAGTGAACTCAGATGGCACAATCATGCTGAAACATAATGAAAAGTATTGGGATAGAGAGTCGAAAGCGCAAGAGAAAATAAAAGTAAGCTGCTATTCTAGTACAGAGATGGCATTAGCAGATTTGCAGACAAATAAGATTGATGTGTTTAAAGGGGCACCTATAAGTGAAGTTGAAAAATTGTATGTAGATAATAAACTTCAAGTTTATCCATTGGAAAAAACATTAATATTAAAGTTTAACTTAGCAGAAAAAAGTATTACTAGCAATTTAGCTTTTAGAAGAGCAATAGACAGTGCAATAAAATATGAGTTATATAATTACTTAGGGGTAAAAAGTGGCATTTATGAAGTTACAAGAGGAGATATAACAAGAAACAGAAAACAAGGGGATTTGGCTCTATTTACTTCGGAAAATGTAATTGAGGATAGTAAACTTAAAGAAAAGAAAGCAAAGAGTATTCAAGATGCAAAATCTTTATTGTCATCTATTGGTGATGTTAAAATGGATAGATTAAATTTGCTTTATGAAGAACGTGATGAGGAAGTAGCTACACTTATAAAGAATTGTTTATTAGATAATTTAAAAATTAATATTAATCTAGTATCATATAAAAATGATGAATCAGCAAACAACCAAGATTACGATATGAAGATTTCTACTTATGATTTTAGTAAAGTGGAAGAAGATGAAATATATAAGGATATTCTAATTGATTCCAATTGCAAGACTATAGAATATGAAAAAAATAAATTTATTAATATGGAGAGCAACTTTAGCGATAAGGATACAGAAAAGATTAGAAATGTTATAAGTAATAGAGTATTATGCCTACCTTTATTGTTTGAGAATCAGGTTATTTGCAAATCAGCAAAGATTAATTATGTAGATTTCGATAAAGATGGTAATGTAAAGTTAAAGAGTATAGAAGTGAAATAA
- a CDS encoding XTP/dITP diphosphatase: MKSLIVASNNQHKIKEIKEILKDLNLQVISLKEAEINIDVEEDGKTFIENSRKKAIEIAEFLKNNNRDNFMVMADDSGLVVDCLDGAPGVYSARYAGEHGNDRKNNEKLIENMKGIPFEKRTARFECAIVLITDDFKEIVAEGRSEGYILKGLKGEDGFGYDPLFFVPQFNKTFAEMTSSEKNSISHRGRALDKLKERLVQELV; encoded by the coding sequence ATGAAGAGTTTAATTGTTGCTAGTAATAATCAACATAAGATAAAAGAAATAAAGGAAATATTAAAGGACTTAAATTTGCAGGTTATTTCTTTGAAGGAAGCGGAAATCAACATAGATGTAGAAGAAGACGGTAAAACTTTTATTGAAAATTCCAGAAAGAAAGCTATAGAAATAGCTGAATTTTTAAAGAATAATAATAGAGATAATTTTATGGTTATGGCAGATGATTCAGGATTAGTAGTTGATTGTCTAGATGGAGCTCCTGGAGTTTATTCTGCTAGGTATGCTGGAGAGCATGGAAATGATAGAAAAAACAATGAAAAACTTATTGAAAATATGAAGGGGATTCCTTTTGAGAAAAGAACAGCTAGATTTGAATGTGCTATCGTTCTAATTACAGATGATTTCAAAGAAATTGTAGCAGAAGGCAGATCAGAAGGGTATATATTAAAAGGCTTAAAGGGGGAGGATGGCTTTGGTTATGATCCGCTATTCTTTGTACCTCAATTTAATAAAACTTTTGCAGAAATGACGAGCAGCGAGAAAAATAGTATTAGCCATAGAGGAAGAGCTCTAGATAAATTAAAAGAAAGATTAGTTCAAGAGCTAGTATAG
- a CDS encoding metallophosphoesterase, whose product MLIAVVSDTHRDNYYLKKVKELIKTADMLIHLGDNIEDAESLKRDFKGEVYTVTGNCDFIGGYPLEQIIEANGIKIFITHGHKYGVKYDLGSLYFRAKELDVKIALYGHTHMAQIEEEDGIILMNPGSTSMPRASKRSIGFIAIDEKNNIYPYLEEI is encoded by the coding sequence ATGTTAATAGCTGTAGTTAGTGATACGCATAGAGACAATTACTATCTAAAAAAGGTTAAAGAATTAATTAAAACTGCAGATATGCTTATTCATTTAGGAGATAATATAGAGGATGCAGAGAGTTTAAAAAGAGATTTTAAAGGAGAAGTTTATACTGTTACAGGAAACTGTGATTTTATTGGGGGTTACCCATTAGAACAAATTATTGAGGCTAATGGTATAAAGATTTTTATAACCCATGGGCATAAATATGGTGTGAAATATGATTTAGGAAGTTTATATTTTAGAGCTAAAGAGTTAGATGTTAAAATAGCTTTATATGGGCATACTCATATGGCACAAATCGAAGAAGAGGATGGTATTATATTAATGAACCCTGGCAGTACATCCATGCCTAGAGCTAGCAAACGTTCCATAGGATTTATAGCAATTGATGAGAAGAATAATATATATCCTTATTTAGAAGAAATATAG
- a CDS encoding DNA polymerase IV, producing the protein MERSILHVDMDAFFASVEQRDNYKLRGKPVIVGGTTERGVVSTCSYEARKFGVHSAMPLFIARQKCPQGIFVPVRYWRYKEVSDKVFAILREITPFVEPLSIDEAYLDISHLNTNPKDVAMQIKKSVYSELALTISIGVSYNKFLAKVASDWNKPNGIKVIDESMMPEILFPLSIKKVYGLGKTTVSKLNNIGIFTIKELYELDKEYFEEYLGKHSLEIYHRIRGIDDREVEVSSERKSFGRETTLKNNTKDIEEIKKHLLFFSQEINIMLKRSNNKVKTITIKLKSQSFENRTKSKTIGYYTDDVNTIYAIASELIDSMYLEEPLRLIGLSVSSIEEKKQLEQIKFNI; encoded by the coding sequence ATGGAAAGAAGTATATTACATGTAGATATGGATGCCTTCTTTGCTTCAGTTGAGCAAAGGGATAATTACAAATTGAGAGGAAAACCTGTCATAGTAGGGGGGACTACAGAAAGAGGTGTGGTATCAACCTGTTCTTATGAGGCAAGAAAGTTTGGAGTTCATTCTGCTATGCCTTTATTTATTGCTAGGCAAAAATGTCCACAGGGAATTTTTGTACCAGTGAGATATTGGAGATATAAAGAAGTTTCAGATAAGGTATTTGCAATTCTTAGGGAAATAACTCCATTTGTTGAACCCCTAAGTATAGATGAGGCATATCTTGATATATCCCATTTGAATACAAACCCTAAAGATGTAGCGATGCAAATTAAAAAGAGTGTGTATTCAGAATTAGCATTAACTATATCAATAGGTGTATCATATAATAAGTTTTTAGCGAAGGTTGCCTCTGACTGGAATAAACCTAATGGCATAAAGGTGATTGATGAAAGCATGATGCCAGAAATATTATTTCCATTAAGCATAAAAAAGGTTTATGGTTTAGGAAAGACAACTGTTAGTAAACTTAATAATATAGGAATATTTACTATAAAAGAACTCTATGAACTTGATAAGGAATATTTTGAGGAGTATCTAGGTAAGCACAGTTTAGAAATATATCATAGAATCCGAGGTATTGATGATAGAGAGGTGGAGGTATCCAGTGAGAGAAAGTCTTTTGGTAGGGAAACCACATTAAAAAATAATACTAAAGATATAGAAGAGATAAAAAAACATTTATTATTTTTTTCTCAAGAGATCAATATTATGTTGAAAAGAAGTAATAATAAGGTTAAAACAATAACGATTAAGTTAAAGAGTCAGAGTTTTGAGAATCGAACTAAAAGTAAGACTATAGGATATTATACAGATGATGTAAATACTATATACGCTATTGCATCTGAGTTAATAGATAGTATGTATCTTGAAGAACCATTAAGGCTTATTGGTCTCAGTGTATCTTCAATTGAAGAAAAAAAGCAATTAGAGCAAATTAAATTTAATATATAA
- a CDS encoding polysaccharide deacetylase family protein, with product MSKKKKNNQTRVKKQFLLILIVIIVAVSLGAIYTVIFNKKDHGKAEIKANAATKEVEKDKNENVVTTKQEDEQDNGLVLKGKNYSKVGQPFVDDVQAVQKMANTTKNLANSKKVAYLTFDDGPSSKNTTKILDILKEENIKATFMILGCELQSDSDSELVKRMVREGHAIGNHSFSHNYNKLYPHGRVDVNTYIAEVEKTNNKLREILGSNFDTNVIRMPGGHMSWKGTAALDSALATKGYYYVDWDIMSGDAEGKIKSKQELINTFEKNIGNKQILVSLMHDSNPKTTTVQALPEIIKHLKELGYEFRTIGEV from the coding sequence ATGAGTAAAAAAAAGAAAAACAATCAAACTAGAGTTAAAAAACAATTTTTGTTAATATTGATAGTGATTATTGTAGCAGTAAGCTTAGGAGCAATTTATACTGTGATTTTTAATAAAAAGGATCATGGGAAAGCTGAAATAAAAGCAAATGCGGCAACGAAAGAAGTAGAAAAAGATAAAAATGAAAATGTAGTAACTACCAAACAAGAAGATGAGCAAGATAATGGATTAGTTCTTAAGGGAAAAAATTATTCAAAAGTTGGTCAACCGTTTGTTGATGATGTGCAAGCAGTCCAGAAGATGGCAAATACGACTAAAAACTTAGCTAACTCTAAAAAGGTAGCTTACTTAACTTTTGATGATGGTCCATCAAGTAAGAATACTACAAAAATATTAGATATTTTAAAAGAAGAAAATATTAAGGCAACATTTATGATTTTAGGATGTGAGTTGCAAAGTGATAGTGACTCAGAGCTAGTGAAAAGAATGGTAAGAGAAGGACATGCGATAGGTAATCATAGTTTTTCTCATAATTATAATAAACTTTATCCTCATGGTAGAGTTGATGTAAACACATATATAGCAGAAGTAGAGAAAACTAATAATAAGCTTAGAGAGATATTAGGAAGTAATTTTGATACTAATGTGATACGTATGCCAGGTGGACATATGTCATGGAAGGGGACAGCGGCCCTTGATAGTGCATTAGCTACTAAAGGTTATTATTATGTTGATTGGGATATAATGAGTGGAGATGCAGAAGGAAAAATAAAGAGTAAGCAGGAATTGATTAATACATTCGAAAAAAATATAGGTAACAAACAAATACTTGTTTCATTAATGCATGATTCAAATCCAAAAACAACTACTGTACAAGCTTTGCCTGAAATTATAAAACATCTAAAAGAATTGGGATATGAATTTAGAACTATAGGGGAAGTATAA
- a CDS encoding response regulator transcription factor, with protein MEKILLVEDETSIRGFLKINFERSNFKVIEAESGEEGLRKALLEKPDVAILDVMLPGIDGYQVCNELRKEFSDIGIIMLTAKGQDMDKIMGLEYGADDYIVKPFNPIEVTLRVKALLRRLKSKEEFQDDDQIVIGPFKLDLYSQILYKNDMEVDLTPKEFMLMKIFMQNRGKAFSRDELLNLVWGIDFFGDSKIVDVNIRRLRSKVEDDASEPKYIETVWGTGYRWKQGR; from the coding sequence ATGGAAAAGATACTTTTAGTTGAGGATGAAACCAGTATAAGAGGTTTTTTGAAAATTAATTTTGAAAGAAGTAATTTTAAAGTAATAGAAGCTGAATCAGGAGAAGAAGGACTGAGAAAGGCGTTGTTAGAGAAACCAGATGTAGCTATTTTGGATGTAATGTTGCCTGGAATTGATGGATATCAAGTATGTAATGAGTTAAGAAAAGAATTTTCGGACATAGGAATAATAATGTTAACAGCCAAAGGTCAAGATATGGACAAAATTATGGGATTGGAATATGGAGCTGATGACTATATAGTTAAGCCATTTAACCCGATTGAAGTAACACTTAGAGTAAAGGCCTTATTAAGAAGATTAAAGTCAAAAGAAGAATTTCAAGATGATGATCAAATAGTTATAGGACCGTTTAAATTAGATTTATATTCTCAAATACTTTATAAAAATGATATGGAAGTTGATTTAACACCAAAGGAATTTATGTTAATGAAGATATTTATGCAAAATAGAGGAAAAGCTTTTAGTAGAGATGAGCTTTTAAACTTAGTATGGGGAATAGATTTCTTTGGCGATTCAAAAATTGTTGATGTAAATATTAGAAGATTGCGTTCAAAAGTTGAAGATGATGCATCTGAACCTAAATATATAGAAACAGTGTGGGGGACAGGATACAGATGGAAACAAGGTAGATGA
- a CDS encoding sensor histidine kinase, with translation MNMKSIKNKLVVNFMAIVITIVILLEFLFVILLRNHYYDNTAILLTNQLKMSTDFYSKYCADIPLKENVVSNVDSFWNRTNAQVEIFDNEGNLLMDSLSIGSEKISNDSIDIKKALAGEPARWIGKVSYDNNKVMAVSYPIKSGDKVVGVLRYITSLSEINNTLNSIILLFIIIGIVVIAIGAVLSYFLADGVVNPVKELTEVAEHFAEGNLGIRSKNKSKDEFGKLSSTFNLMADELAERDRLKSEFISSVSHELRTPLTAIKGWIITLNNKETDKDMLKLGFDIIEKETDRLTNMVEELLDFSRLTSGKTQLKKAVTDFDEVVNYIRDYLTPRANRENIDFQVVSMQKMPSILIDADRIKQVLLNVIDNAIKFNNSGGYVLVNVAIKKNYLVVIVEDNGCGISEEELPRVKEKFYKGKNSKSQNGIGLSICDEIIKLHDGTFDIQSELGKGTKVIISIPIVIDEGELYEENK, from the coding sequence ATGAATATGAAGAGTATAAAAAATAAACTAGTAGTAAATTTTATGGCCATAGTCATTACAATTGTAATTTTGTTGGAATTTCTGTTTGTAATTTTACTTAGAAATCATTATTACGATAACACTGCAATTCTTCTTACAAATCAATTAAAAATGTCTACTGATTTTTATTCTAAATATTGTGCTGATATACCTTTAAAAGAAAATGTAGTAAGTAATGTTGATTCATTTTGGAATAGAACCAATGCTCAGGTTGAAATTTTCGACAATGAGGGTAATCTACTTATGGATTCATTGAGCATAGGAAGTGAAAAAATATCTAATGATAGTATTGATATAAAGAAGGCACTTGCAGGGGAACCAGCTCGTTGGATTGGAAAAGTATCATATGACAATAATAAGGTAATGGCAGTATCATATCCAATTAAATCAGGTGATAAAGTAGTAGGGGTATTGAGATATATCACTTCTCTATCTGAGATAAACAATACTCTTAATTCAATAATTTTATTATTTATTATAATAGGCATAGTTGTAATAGCTATTGGGGCGGTACTAAGTTACTTTTTAGCAGATGGTGTTGTAAATCCTGTAAAGGAGCTTACAGAAGTTGCAGAACATTTTGCTGAAGGAAACTTGGGTATCCGAAGTAAAAATAAAAGCAAAGATGAATTTGGTAAGTTATCTAGCACTTTTAATCTTATGGCAGATGAACTTGCAGAAAGAGATAGATTAAAGAGTGAATTTATTTCATCTGTATCACATGAGCTTAGAACTCCCCTTACAGCTATTAAGGGATGGATAATTACTTTAAATAATAAGGAAACAGATAAAGATATGCTAAAACTTGGATTTGATATAATAGAAAAAGAAACTGATAGATTGACCAATATGGTTGAAGAATTATTAGATTTTTCAAGACTTACATCAGGAAAAACTCAGCTTAAGAAAGCAGTGACAGATTTTGATGAGGTGGTAAACTATATAAGGGATTACTTAACTCCAAGAGCAAATCGAGAAAATATAGATTTTCAAGTTGTTTCTATGCAAAAGATGCCTAGTATTTTAATTGATGCAGATAGAATTAAGCAAGTTTTATTAAACGTGATAGATAATGCTATAAAATTTAATAATAGTGGTGGCTATGTTTTGGTTAATGTTGCAATTAAAAAGAACTATTTAGTAGTTATTGTAGAGGATAATGGTTGTGGCATTAGTGAAGAGGAATTGCCAAGAGTAAAAGAAAAATTTTATAAAGGAAAAAATTCAAAATCTCAAAATGGTATTGGATTATCTATATGTGATGAGATTATTAAATTACATGATGGAACTTTTGATATACAAAGTGAATTAGGTAAGGGAACTAAAGTAATAATATCTATTCCAATAGTTATAGATGAAGGTGAGTTATATGAGGAAAATAAGTAG
- a CDS encoding NAD(P)/FAD-dependent oxidoreductase, protein MEVIDLLIIGGGVSGMAAAIGAKQAGVNNVMLIEREDYLGGVVNQCIHNDFGEKFFGACMTGTEYVQNLINDINALKINYKLNTMVLNIDENKLVTYVNPNEGIVKKQFKSIIISTGSREMYTGNMNIVNNKLTGVYTIGTAQRLVNLHGYLPGKKVVIVGTSERSIIIARRLILEGAEVKALIEEKSEIVCDREAAVNIIEEFDIPVKLSSIILEVNGGERVENIKIGRLRNGIKGTGDDVETVDCDCVLLTVDLIPEMDLLKSLAIKISNKNGIYTEISEQLDNLHQGIFVSGSIIHPCAYADDVTIEGLKVGKRAADYLYSKEYR, encoded by the coding sequence TTGGAGGTTATAGATTTACTGATTATAGGTGGCGGTGTATCAGGGATGGCAGCTGCCATTGGAGCTAAGCAAGCTGGAGTTAATAATGTTATGTTAATTGAAAGAGAAGATTACTTAGGAGGAGTTGTAAATCAATGCATCCATAATGATTTTGGAGAAAAATTTTTTGGGGCATGTATGACCGGAACAGAATATGTTCAAAATTTAATTAATGATATTAATGCTTTAAAAATAAATTATAAATTAAATACTATGGTACTAAATATAGACGAAAACAAGTTGGTAACTTATGTTAATCCTAATGAAGGAATAGTAAAAAAACAATTTAAATCTATAATAATTTCTACAGGCAGTAGGGAAATGTATACAGGTAATATGAATATAGTAAATAATAAATTGACTGGAGTTTATACAATAGGGACAGCACAACGACTTGTAAATCTGCATGGATATCTGCCAGGAAAGAAAGTTGTTATTGTTGGCACTTCAGAAAGATCAATAATAATTGCAAGAAGATTAATTTTAGAGGGAGCAGAAGTTAAAGCACTTATAGAGGAAAAATCGGAAATAGTTTGTGATAGAGAAGCTGCAGTTAATATAATAGAGGAGTTTGATATACCTGTAAAATTATCATCAATTATTTTAGAGGTTAATGGCGGAGAAAGAGTAGAAAATATAAAAATAGGGAGACTTAGGAATGGTATAAAGGGTACAGGAGATGATGTAGAAACTGTAGACTGTGATTGTGTACTCTTAACAGTAGACTTGATTCCAGAGATGGATCTTTTAAAAAGTTTAGCTATAAAGATTAGTAATAAAAATGGTATATATACAGAGATATCTGAACAATTAGATAATTTACATCAAGGAATTTTTGTTAGTGGTAGTATAATACATCCTTGTGCTTATGCTGATGATGTAACAATTGAAGGGTTAAAAGTTGGCAAAAGAGCTGCAGACTATTTATATAGTAAAGAATATAGATAA
- a CDS encoding RusA family crossover junction endodeoxyribonuclease — MDIPYAKVIIKGSPITKSNFKLFNTQGRAILPSNSGKYHDRYAIYEQQIALEARLQNPNIILEESLIAVLKVYYKSDKRHPDTINITKSIFDGIEKSGLILNDVQIRKIITEEYYDKENPRFELELFGESHFNISYSINKNQIINKPINFKTPAAKKKTSTAPTISAKADLNNRCSICNCIIESSDFISADNGKTLICRKCFIKSF, encoded by the coding sequence ATGGATATACCCTATGCAAAAGTAATAATAAAAGGATCACCTATAACAAAATCTAACTTTAAACTTTTTAACACTCAAGGTAGAGCTATTCTTCCTTCTAATTCAGGAAAATATCATGATAGGTATGCTATATACGAGCAACAAATTGCACTTGAAGCTAGACTGCAAAACCCTAACATTATACTTGAGGAATCACTAATAGCAGTTTTAAAAGTATACTATAAAAGTGATAAAAGACATCCTGATACTATTAACATAACTAAAAGTATATTCGATGGTATTGAAAAAAGTGGTCTTATATTAAATGATGTTCAAATAAGAAAGATAATCACTGAAGAATATTACGATAAAGAAAATCCACGATTTGAATTAGAACTCTTTGGTGAAAGTCATTTTAACATAAGTTATTCAATTAATAAAAATCAAATTATTAATAAACCAATTAACTTCAAGACACCTGCAGCTAAGAAAAAAACATCTACTGCTCCTACCATATCTGCAAAAGCAGACCTAAATAATAGATGTTCTATATGTAATTGCATTATAGAATCAAGTGACTTTATAAGTGCGGATAATGGAAAAACTTTAATTTGCAGAAAATGTTTTATAAAATCATTTTAA
- the tsaD gene encoding tRNA (adenosine(37)-N6)-threonylcarbamoyltransferase complex transferase subunit TsaD yields the protein MSKKIILAIESSCDETSAAIVVNGREVLSNVIASQIDIHTKFGGVVPEVASRQHIEAINAVVTEALSEAKVTLDDIDAVGVTYGPGLVGALLVGLQYAKGLAYSLGVPLVGVNHIEGHICANFIEHKDLKPPFVCLVVSGGHTFIVHMKDYGDFEILGETRDDAAGEAFDKVARAIGLGYPGGPKIDKISKEGNENAMKFPKANFHDDTLDFSFSGVKSAVLNYLNKMNMSGEDINKADVAASFQKAVVEVLTDNVIETCKRRKVDKIAIAGGVASNSALRKSLMEAGDKLGIDVLFPSMILCTDNAAMIGSAAYYELIRGNIASLDLNAKPNLRLGER from the coding sequence ATGAGTAAAAAAATTATACTTGCGATAGAAAGTAGTTGCGATGAAACTTCTGCAGCTATAGTTGTAAATGGAAGAGAAGTTTTATCAAATGTTATTGCATCACAAATAGACATACATACAAAGTTTGGTGGAGTTGTGCCAGAAGTGGCATCTAGGCAACATATAGAAGCAATAAATGCAGTAGTTACTGAAGCATTATCAGAGGCAAAAGTAACTCTTGATGATATAGATGCAGTAGGAGTTACATATGGTCCAGGACTTGTAGGGGCACTGCTTGTAGGATTGCAATATGCGAAAGGACTTGCATATTCTTTAGGTGTACCTTTGGTAGGAGTAAATCATATAGAGGGGCATATTTGTGCTAATTTTATAGAACATAAAGATTTGAAGCCACCTTTTGTTTGTCTTGTAGTTTCAGGAGGACATACATTTATAGTTCATATGAAGGATTATGGAGATTTTGAGATTTTAGGAGAAACAAGAGATGATGCAGCTGGAGAAGCATTTGATAAAGTAGCTAGAGCAATTGGACTTGGATATCCAGGGGGACCAAAAATTGATAAAATATCGAAAGAAGGAAATGAAAATGCTATGAAATTTCCAAAGGCTAATTTTCATGATGATACATTAGATTTTTCTTTTAGTGGAGTAAAATCAGCTGTATTGAATTATTTGAACAAGATGAATATGTCAGGAGAAGATATAAATAAAGCTGATGTAGCAGCATCTTTTCAAAAGGCAGTAGTGGAAGTTTTAACTGATAACGTGATAGAGACCTGTAAAAGACGAAAAGTAGATAAGATAGCTATAGCTGGAGGGGTAGCATCTAATTCTGCTTTAAGAAAGAGTTTAATGGAAGCTGGAGATAAGCTTGGCATAGATGTACTATTTCCTTCAATGATATTATGTACTGATAATGCGGCAATGATAGGTAGTGCTGCTTATTATGAATTGATTCGTGGTAATATTGCTAGTTTAGATTTAAATGCAAAACCTAATTTAAGATTAGGAGAAAGATAG
- a CDS encoding alpha/beta fold hydrolase: MRFIPYSNSVHKFNSKKKRDHWRLGNIILIVLILLIVSGVLGQVIITKFNAENSKSRNKYVRVNNNKYYFKDRGQGDYTVVYDGALGSGMEQWSESIKKLGVDFDGNIFSYDRSGYGFNDFEKQSIESQARTLRMLLKKSGKPSPYLLVGEEYGCLVLSAFSSLYPDEVQGVIFINPLNEKYLGDSNYIRQYKSQKIRKVIEKNGSYFSLTAILNSLNLTKNPTGLMDALSDEDLKDFNRNRIQNSYNSAYYTELNNIINYKNEENGNVLQKDNLLKGKPFSIIVNDSRFKNQQVDLQRLGDKDNTNIIEVSSEKDIIATEKADIIASNVSNIAKKLKVIIKLQQDKIKNSQ; encoded by the coding sequence ATGAGATTTATACCTTATTCTAATAGTGTTCATAAGTTTAATTCTAAAAAAAAGAGGGATCATTGGAGGCTAGGAAACATAATATTAATAGTACTAATTTTATTGATAGTTTCTGGGGTTTTAGGGCAAGTTATTATAACAAAGTTTAATGCTGAAAATTCTAAATCAAGAAATAAATATGTTCGCGTGAATAATAATAAGTATTACTTTAAAGATAGAGGGCAAGGAGATTATACAGTAGTTTATGATGGGGCTTTAGGCAGTGGTATGGAACAGTGGAGTGAGTCTATAAAAAAACTTGGAGTAGATTTTGATGGAAATATTTTTTCATATGATAGGTCTGGATATGGATTTAACGATTTTGAAAAGCAATCTATAGAAAGTCAGGCTAGAACTTTAAGAATGCTATTGAAGAAGTCTGGAAAACCATCACCATACTTATTGGTAGGAGAAGAATATGGGTGCCTTGTTTTATCTGCATTTTCTTCTTTATATCCAGATGAGGTTCAAGGCGTGATTTTTATTAATCCATTAAATGAAAAGTATCTTGGAGATAGCAATTATATAAGACAATATAAGAGTCAAAAAATAAGAAAGGTTATAGAGAAAAATGGATCATATTTTTCTTTAACAGCGATATTAAACAGTTTGAATTTAACTAAAAATCCTACGGGTTTGATGGATGCATTATCAGATGAAGATTTAAAGGATTTTAATAGAAACAGAATACAAAATTCATATAATTCAGCTTATTATACTGAATTAAATAACATTATAAATTATAAAAATGAAGAAAATGGTAATGTTTTACAAAAAGATAATTTACTAAAAGGTAAACCATTTAGCATAATAGTAAATGACAGCAGATTCAAAAATCAACAGGTTGATTTACAGAGGTTAGGGGACAAAGATAATACAAACATAATAGAAGTATCTTCAGAGAAAGATATAATAGCTACGGAAAAAGCAGACATAATAGCTAGTAATGTAAGTAACATTGCTAAGAAGTTAAAGGTTATAATTAAATTACAACAAGATAAGATTAAGAATTCTCAATAA